In Gymnogyps californianus isolate 813 chromosome 1, ASM1813914v2, whole genome shotgun sequence, the following are encoded in one genomic region:
- the SMO gene encoding smoothened homolog, whose amino-acid sequence MAAQGGGWRWALALGMALALGGRRCPAAPFLNASAVPERCRRPAPCERLRYGACLGSALPYAATSTLLAADSASQEEAHGKLLLWSGLRNAPRCWDVIQPLLCAVYMPKCEDGQVELPSQTLCQATRAPCTIVERERGWPDFLKCTPDRFPEGCPNEVQNIKFNSSGQCEAPLVRTDNPKSWYEDVEGCGIQCQNPLFTEKEHREMHVYIAAFSSVTIFCTFFTLATFVADWRNSNRYPAVILFYVNACFFVGSIGWLAQFMDGARDEIVCRADGTMRLGEPTSNETLSCVIIFVIVYYSLMSGVIWFVMLTYAWHTSFKALGTTYQPLLGKTSYFHLITWSIPFVLTVAILAVAQVDGDSVSGICFVGYKNYRYRAGFVLAPIGLVLIVGGYFLIRGVMTLFSIKSNHPGLLSEKAASKINETMLRLGIFGFLAFGFVFITFGCHFYDFFNQAEWERSFREYVLCEANVTIATQTNKPIPDCEIKNRPSLLVEKINLFAMFGTGVSMSTWVWTKATLLIWKRTWCRLTGQSDDQPKRIKKSKMIAKAFSKRKELLRDPGQELSFSMHTVSHDGPVAGLAFDINEPSADVSSAWAQHVTKMVARRGAILPQDISVTPVATPVPPEERANLWVVEADVSPELQKRSGRKKKRRKKKKEVSPGPERCLGALQPPGPQHRPSPARLPPSPAWLPSPRRPPGLPPGQPEASFGGGPWDGRRRANVFHLISNPFCPESGSPEEESPGPSSGRWQHNGGPLWPPDPGTLPRGGGPRTQGRRAGLTPIHSRTNLVDAELLDADSDF is encoded by the exons ATGGCGGCGCAGGGCGGCGGGTGGCGGTGGGCGCTGGCGCTGGGTATGGCGCTGGCGTTGggcggccgccgctgccccgccgccccttTCCTCAACGCCTCGGCCGTTCCCGAGCGttgccgccgccccgcgccctgCGAACGGCTCCGTTACGGCGCCTGCCTGGGTTCGGCGCTGCCCTACGCCGCCACCTCCACGCTGCTGGCCGCCGACTCCGCCTCGCAGGAGGAGGCTCACGGAAAGCTCCTGCTCTGGTCCG GCCTGCGCAACGCCCCGCGCTGCTGGGACGTCATCCAGCCCTTGCTCTGCGCCGTCTACATGCCCAAGTGCGAGGACGGCCAGGTGGAGCTGCCCAGCCAGACCCTCTGCCAGGCCACCCGGGCGCCCTGCACCATCGTGGAGCGTGAGCGTGGCTGGCCCGACTTCCTCAAGTGCACGCCCGACCGCTTCCCCGAGGGATGCCCG AACGAGGTGCAGAACATCAAGTTCAACAGCTCGGGGCAGTGCGAGGCGCCGCTGGTGCGGACGGACAACCCCAAGAGCTGGTACGAGGACGTGGAGGGTTGCGGCATCCAGTGCCAGAACCCGCTCTTCACCGAGAAGGAGCACCGCGAGATGCACGTCTACATCGCCGCCTTCAGCTCCGTCACCATCTTCTGCACCTTCTTCACCCTG GCCACATTCGTCGCCGACTGGAGGAACTCCAACCGCTACCCCGCCGTCATCCTCTTCTACGTCAACGCCTGCTTCTTCGTGGGCAGCATCGGCTGGTTGGCGCAGTTCATGGACGGCGCCCGCGATGAGATCGTGTGCCGGGCCGACGGCACCATGCGGCTGGGGGAACCCAC CTCCAACGAGACGCTCTCCTGCGTCATCATCTTCGTCATCGTTTACTACTCGCTGATGTCGGGTGTCATCTGGTTTGTCATGCTGACCTACGCCTGGCACACCTCCTTCAAGGCGCTGGGCACCACCTACCAGCCGCTGCTGGGCAAGACCTCCTACTTCCACCTCATCACCTGGTCCATCCCCTTCGTCCTCACTGTGGCCATCCTGGCCGTGGCGCAG GTGGATGGTGACTCCGTCAGCGGCATCTGCTTCGTGGGGTACAAGAACTACCGCTACCGGGCTGGCTTCGTCCTGGCGCCCATCGGGCTCGTCCTCATCGTGGGGGGCTATTTCCTCATCCGGG GGGTCATGACGCTCTTCTCCATCAAGAGCAACCACCCCGGGCTGCTGAGCGAGAAGGCGGCCAGCAAGATCAACGAGACCATGCTGCGGCTGG GCATCTTCGGCTTCTTGGCCTTCGGCTTCGTCTTCATCACTTTTGGCTGCCACTTCTATGACTTCTTCAACCAGGCAGAGTGGGAGCGCAGCTTTCGGGAATACGTCCT TTGCGAGGCCAACGTGACCATCGCCACGCAGACCAACAAGCCCATCCCGGACTGCGAGATCAAGAACCGGCCGAGCTTGCTGGTGGAGAAGATCAACCTCTTCGCCATGTTCGGCACTGGCGTCTCCATGAGCACCTGGGTCTGGACCAAGGCCACCCTGCTCATCTGGAAGCGCACCTGGTGCAG GCTGACGGGGCAGAGCGACGACCAGCCCAAGAGGATCAAGAAGAGCAAGATGATCGCGAAGGCCTTCTCCAAGCGCAAGGAGCTGCTGCGCGACCCGGGCCAGGAGTTGTCCTTCAGCATGCACACCGTCTCGCACGACGGCCCCGTGG CTGGTTTAGCGTTTGACATCAACGAGCCGTCGGCCGACGTGTCCTCGGCGTGGGCCCAGCACGTCACCAAGATGGTGGCCAGGAGAGGAGCTATCCTGCCCCAGGACATCTCCGTGACACCCGTGGCGACGCCTG TGCCGCCGGAGGAGAGGGCCAACCTCTGGGTGGTGGAGGCCGACGTTTCCCCCGAGCTGCAGAAGCGCAGTGGCCGCAAGAAGAAacggaggaagaagaagaaggaggtgtCCCCGGGCCCCGAGCGCTGCCTGGGGGCTCTGCAGCCCCCTGGCCCCCAGCACCGTCCCTCGCCTGCCCggctgccccccagccctgcctggttgCCTTCGCCCCGACGTCCTCCCGGGCTCCCACCCGGCCAGCCCGAAGCCTCCTTTGGTGGGGGGCCGTGGGACGGCCGCCGCAGAGCCAACGTCTTCCACCTCATCAGCAACCCCTTCTGCCCCGAGAGCGGGTCCCCGGAGGAGGAAAGCCCCGGCCCCAGCAGCGGGCGCTGGCAGCACAATGGGGGTCCGCTCTGGCCCCCCGATCCCGGCACCCTGCCTCGCGGCGGGGGGCCCAGGACTCAGGGCCGACGGGCCGGCTTGACCCCCATCCACTCTCGGACCAACCTGGTGGACGCGGAGCTGCTGGACGCCGATTCGGACTTTTAA